A genomic segment from Synchiropus splendidus isolate RoL2022-P1 chromosome 18, RoL_Sspl_1.0, whole genome shotgun sequence encodes:
- the camta1a gene encoding calmodulin-binding transcription activator 1 isoform X1 yields the protein MAAENKPEGLKKVRNPDRMYRSAVCYAGHGPPKSISDDTETNSKNEHGHLKIYLPKKLLECLPKCTSLPKERHRWNTNEEIAAYLITFEKHEEWLTTSPKTRPQNGSMILYNRKKVKYRKDGYCWKKRKDGKTTREDHMKLKVQGVECLYGCYVHSSIIPTFHRRCYWLLQNPDIVLVHYLNVPAIEDCGKPCGPILCSINTDKKEWAKWTKEELIGQLKPMFHGIKWTCSNGNSSSGFSVEQLVQQILDSHQTKPPPRTHNCLCTGTLGAGSSVHHKCNSAKHRIISPKVDPRTGAYSSAHSEVQNNDVSEGKTEHTGHGGGKNSGGGGGGTTREKRNGKVHKPVLLHQNSTEVSSTNQVEVPDTTQNSPVSISSGLNSDPDMADSPAVTGMSHVASVMSGLSQGVFMSDVTGDPVYSMSPTGGPNTHLMGADAASQGLVLSVASDRHKFAFPGGGVGEAGAAGGGDSLAMLSSAGVSEELVLSSSLDAAGLKIPETNMNFDPDCFLNNPKQGQTYGGSALKTEGSTASSCSSSASTNGNLQRSPSMSDNSYNFNSNLVKNIKTEDTSFEQQLAKESGYQVGSVVNCGNGVTMSSGASSGQGNLGLTPAGSLLPSGGGLSPSTTLEQMDFSAIDAKQEYTAGAATVNYGQAMSSPHMQHQSRSPSFFLQDASQSNQQGRNNLGQKTHLMEHNSHDSGAYMGLQVVKTESPGSNGHLHHHHHHQNQHRINCNGAPATDGQPGSLQLLQYQGNFPGLGADHEEVVGLEQSGNVSSVQAAEGTADSLLKNGDHIQSCATASGEGGDHYLQQTSDGGVGGSGEGVVLHNGNNSSDSGNRTQQQQQLQPLLQGTNMVQGLYNSVGAHQGLGTGASNGGGAGSGMEISLDHFDISFGNQFSDLINDFISVDGSGSTMSGGGGLYAHQLVTSHNSESQGNGGGAQQGQEDAGNRGSSYNPSDLCLQPCCSPQALNGGGGGANSGDAGSLSYMNVAEVVSAAVAHGALGMLQATGRLFIVTDYSPEWSYPEGGVKVLITGPWQEASSNYSCLFDQISVPASLIQPGVLRCYCPAHDTGLVTLQVAVSNQIISNSVVFEYKARALPSLPSSQHDWLSLDDNQFRMSILERLEQMERRMAEMANHQQQSSTGSGGAGGGTGGSGGGGGGGAVGGGGGGGANNNQSQCVSGQLQASSSFESRVVVVCEKMMSRACWAKSKHLIHSKTFRGMTLLHLAAGQGYATLIQTLIKWRTKHADSIDLELEVDPLNVDHFSCTPLMWACALGHLEAAVVLYKWDRRALAIPDSLGRLPLSIARSRGHTKLAECLEQLQREEQQPPAPLPPTTRMSFSPAPENSTTDSWMVSWANDTVVAPGSKKGGPTTTTTTISTTTTSSTTNTNPDLRRPRSEPSNYYSSEGQRDLPLAKKHKPNPEMFQTRPNKAMSVPLSLEQQQLHNLSTSPKSQSSEGLSADKNTSVGGSATTARWSSREGFPPGGLGRKGLGGSATSSLGKEKLVNRLRQREQLGMLVMADREMADAELLSYREDLENQDCLTQMDDLQVNMMTLAEHIIEATPERIKRENFTAADSVPADTSGVSNTMNWLANYLGDVEQLPSIIHLRSLYNVPLAPSSNPNISPGSSPLREGPLERPVLPSPADWSEFINASNSKVERDLAQLTLSDPEQRELYEAARLVQTAFRKYKGRPLREQQEVAAAVIQRCYKKYKQLTWIALKYALYKKMTQAAILIQSKFRSYNEQKKFQQSRRAAVLIQQYYRSYKEFGRLKPHQRGAAAAALVQHKLRSSLLTKRQDQAARKIMRFLRRCRHSPLMDHRLFKRGERIEKGQGT from the exons AACCCTGACATTGTGCTCGTCCACTATTTGAATGTTCCAGCCATTGAGGATTGTGGGAAACCATGTGGGCCGATCCTCTGCTCCATCAATACAGACAAGAAAGAATGGGCCAAATGGACCAAGGAGGAGCTGATCGGGCAGCTCAAGCCCATGT TTCATGGCATCAAGTGGACTTGCAGCAATGGGAACAGCAGCTCTGGCTTCTCAGTGGAGCAGCTAGTGCAGCAGATACTGGACAGCCACCAGACTAAGCCTCCTCCCCGGACTCACAACTGCCTCTGCACAGGCACCCTGG GTGCGGGAAGCAGCGTGCACCACAAATGCAACAGCGCCAAACACCGCATCATCTCCCCAAAGGTGGACCCCCGTACCGGGGCGTACAGCAGCGCTCACTCTGAGGTCCAGAACAACGACGTGTCCGAGGGCAAAACTGAGCACACTGGCCATGGTGGGGGGAAGAACTCTGGAGGCGGCGGAGGTGGGACAACACGGGAAAAGCGCAATGGCAAAGTCCACAAGCCGGTCTTACTGCACCAGAACAGCACAGAGGTGTCATCCACCAACCAGGTGGAAGTGCCTGACACCACCCAGAACTCCCCGGTGTCCATCAGCAGCGGCCTCAACAGTGATCCAGACATGGCCGACAGTCCCGCGGTGACAGGCATGAGCCACGTGGCGTCCGTCATGTCGGGCTTGTCCCAGGGTGTATTTATGTCGGATGTGACCGGGGATCCAGTCTACAGTATGTCCCCCACCGGGGGCCCCAACACTCACCTAATGGGGGCTGATGCTGCCTCGCAGGGTTTGGTGCTGTCCGTCGCCTCTGATCGCCACAAATTTGCTTTCCCCGGGGGAGGAGTCGGGGAGGCTGGAGCTGCCGGCGGCGGAGACAGTCTGGCCATGCTGTCTTCAGCTGGTGTCTCTGAAGAACTGGTACTATCCAGCAGCCTGGATGCTGCGGGCCTCAAGATCCCGGAGACCAACATGAACTTTGACCCTGACTGCTTCTTGAATAACCCCAAACAGGGCCAGACGTATGGAGGCAGTGCACTGAAGACGGAAGGCAGCACTGCATCCTCTTGCTCTTCCAGCGCCAGCACCAACGGGAACCTGCAGCGCTCCCCGTCCATGTCCGACAACAGCTACAACTTCAACTCCAATCTGGTGAAAAACATCAAAACTGAAGACACGTCCTTCGAGCAGCAGCTGGCCAAGGAAAGCGGGTACCAGGTGGGATCGGTGGTGAATTGTGGCAATGGGGTGACAATGTCGTCCGGCGCCAGTTCGGGTCAGGGGAACCTGGGTCTGACTCCGGCAGGCTCCCTGCTTCCCTCTGGTGGAGGTCTGAGCCCCAGTACAACTTTGGAGCAGATGGATTTCAGCGCCATCGATGCGAAGCAGGAGTACACGGCTGGAGCAGCCACCGTCAACTATGGCCAGGCCATGTCCAGTCCGCATATGCAGCACCAGAGCCGCTCTCCCAGCTTCTTCCTTCAAGATGCCTCTCAGTCCAATCAGCAGGGCAGGAACAACTTGGGTCAGAAAACCCATCTGATGGAGCACAACTCCCACGACTCTGGAGCTTACATGGGCCTGCAGGTGGTGAAGACAGAGTCGCCGGGCAGTAATGggcacctccaccaccaccaccaccaccagaacCAGCACAGGATCAACTGTAATGGCGCGCCAGCCACCGACGGTCAGCCAGGGTCCCTGCAGCTTCTTCAGTACCAGGGAAACTTTCCTGGACTGGGTGCCGATCATGAGGAAGTGGTGGGCCTGGAGCAGTCTGGCAATGTGAGCTCAGTCCAGGCTGCCGAGGGCACAGCAGACAGTCTGCTGAAGAACGGGGACCACATTCAGAGCTGTGCCACTGCAAGCGGAGAAGGAGGCGATCACTATCTCCAGCAGACTTCTGACGGAGGAGTGGGAGGTTCTGGAGAAGGGGTCGTGCTTCACAATGGAAACAACAGCAGCGACAGCGGCAACCGcacacaacagcaacagcagctccaACCGCTTCTCCAAGGAACTAACATGGTCCAAGGTCTTTACAACAGTGTGGGTGCTCACCAGGGACTCGGCACCGGGGCCAGTAACGGAGGAGGGGCCGGTTCGGGCATGGAAATCAGCTTGGATCACTTCGACATTTCTTTTGGAAACCAGTTTTCAGATCTAATTAATGACTTCATATCAGTGGATGGAAGTGGCTCCACCATGTCCGGAGGTGGAGGTCTGTATGCCCACCAGCTGGTCACGTCCCACAACTCTGAGAGTCAGGGCAATGGAGGAGGAGCGCAGCAGGGTCAGGAAGATGCAGGCAACAGAGGAAGCAGCTACAACCCCTCAGACCTCTGCCTGCAACCGTGCTGTAGCCCCCAGGCGCtgaatggaggaggaggaggagcaaacTCTGGGGACGCAGGATCCTTGTCCTACATGAACGTCGCCGAGGTGGTCTCCGCTGCTGTAGCTCACGGTGCTCTGGGGATGCTCCAGGCCACTGGACGGCTCTTCATTGTCACTGACTATTCACCCGAATGGTCTTATCCTGAG GGTGGAGTGAAGGTGCTGATCACTGGCCCGTGGCAGGAGGCCAGCTCGAACTACAGCTGCCTATTTGACCAGATCTCAGTCCCTGCCTCTCTGATCCAGCCTGGAGTGCTGCGCTGCTACTGCCCCG CTCACGACACCGGCCTGGTGACACTTCAGGTGGCAGTCAGTAACCAGATCATCTCCAACTCTGTGGTTTTTGAGTACAAGGCTCGAGCTCTCCCTTCACTGCCTTCATCTCAGCACGACTGGCTCTCACTGGATG ATAACCAGTTCAGAATGTCTATCCTGGAGCGCTTGGagcagatggagaggaggatggCAGAGATGGCcaaccaccagcagcagagcagcacagGGAGTggcggagctggaggaggaacaggGGGATCAGggggcggtggtggtggtggtgccgtcggtggtggtggaggaggcggcGCTAACAATAACCAGTCACAG TGTGTGTCCGGCCAGCTGCAGGCCAGCAGCTCCTTCGAGAGTCGCGTGGTGGTGGTCTGCGAGAAGATGATGAGCCGAGCTTGCTGGGCAAAATCCAAACATTTAATCCACTCCAAGACTTTCAGAGGGATGACACTCCTGCACCTGGCTGCAGGCCAGGGCTACGCCACCCTCATTCAGACACTTATCAAGTGGCG AACCAAGCACGCAGATAGTATTGATTTGGAGTTGGAAGTGGACCCTCTTAATGTGGATCACTTCTCTTGCACTCCTCTG ATGTGGGCGTGTGCGCtgggccacctggaggcagctgTGGTTCTCTATAAATGGGACCGACGAGCCCTCGCGATCCCGGATTCTCTGGGCCGCCTTCCTCTGTCTATAGCACGCTCCCGGGGTCATACCAAACTGGCCGAATGTCTGGAGCAGTTAcagagagaggagcagcagcccCCGGCCCCTCTTCCGCCCACCACTCGCATGTCTTTCTCACCAGCACCTGAAAACTCAACGACAGACAGCTGGATGGTCAGCTGGGCAAATGACACGGTCGTCGCCCCGGGCAGCAAGAAAGGAGGAcctaccaccaccaccaccaccatctccaCCACAACTACGTCCAGCACCACAAACACCAATCCAG ATTTAAGAAGACCAAGGTCAGAACCGTCCAACTACTACAGTAGTGAGGGCCAGAGAGACCTTCCACTCGCTAAAAAGCATAAACCAAACCCAGAAATGTTTCAGACACGGCCCAACAAGGCCATGTCCGTCCCCTTGAgcttggagcagcagcagctccacaatCTCTCCACCAGTCCCAAGAGCCAGTCCTCAGAGGGTCTCAGTGCTGACAAAAACACGTCTGTCGGAGGCAGCGCCACGACGGCTCGATGGAGCTCGAGAGAGGGCTTTCCCCCCGGAGGATTAGGAAGGAAAGGACTTGGTGGCAGTGCGACAAGCAGCCTTGGAAAAGAGAAACTGGTCAACAGGTTACGGCAGCGGGAACAGCTGGGCATGCTGGTGATGGCAGACAGAGAAATGGCAGATGCAGAACTtctgtcctaccgggaggatcTGGAAAACCAGGATTGTCTCACTCAGATGGATGACCTACAG GTCAATATGATGACACTGGCCGAGCACATCATTGAAGCAACACCGGAGAGGATAAAGAGGGAGAACTTCACAGCTGCCGACTCGGTGCCCGCAGACACTTCAGGGGTCAGCAACACCATGAACTGGCTGGCCAACTACCTGGGAGATGTGGAGCAGCTGCCGAGCATCATACACTTGAG GTCTCTGTATAATGTCCCCTTGGCCCCGTCGTCTAATCCCAACATCAGCCCTGGTTCCTCTCCCTTGAGAGAGGGACCCCTGGAGAGGCCCGTGCTTCCGTCGCCAGCAGACTGGAGTGAGTTCATCAACGCCTCCAACAGCAAGGTGGAGCGAGACCTGGCTCAGCTGACTCTGTCAGACCCAGAACAGAGAGAACTGTACGAAGCTGCCCGACTAGTCCAAACTGCCTTCCGCAAGTACAAG GGACGACCACTAAGAGAGCAACAAGAAGTAGCTGCTGCTGTTATTCAACGGTGTTACAAGAAATACAAACAG CTCACATGGATAGCCTTGAAG TATGCACTTTATAAGAAGATGACGCAGGCCGCCATCCTTATCCAGAGTAAATTCCGCAGCTACAACGAACAGAAGAAGTTTCAGCAGAGCAGGAGGGCCGCTGTACTCATTCAGCAATATTACCGCAGCTACAAGGAGTTTGGCAGGCTAAAGCCGCACCAACGTggggcggctgctgctgctctggtgcAGCACAAATTGAG aagtAGTCTGCTCACAAAGCGGCAAGATCAAGCTGCCAGAAAGATTATGAGGTTCCTGCGTCGCTGCCGCCACAG CCCCTTGATGGACCATAGACTGTTCAAGCGG GGTGAAAGAATTGAAAAGGGACAAGGAACATGA
- the camta1a gene encoding calmodulin-binding transcription activator 1 isoform X11 — translation MILYNRKKVKYRKDGYCWKKRKDGKTTREDHMKLKVQGVECLYGCYVHSSIIPTFHRRCYWLLQNPDIVLVHYLNVPAIEDCGKPCGPILCSINTDKKEWAKWTKEELIGQLKPMFHGIKWTCSNGNSSSGFSVEQLVQQILDSHQTKPPPRTHNCLCTGTLGAGSSVHHKCNSAKHRIISPKVDPRTGAYSSAHSEVQNNDVSEGKTEHTGHGGGKNSGGGGGGTTREKRNGKVHKPVLLHQNSTEVSSTNQVEVPDTTQNSPVSISSGLNSDPDMADSPAVTGMSHVASVMSGLSQGVFMSDVTGDPVYSMSPTGGPNTHLMGADAASQGLVLSVASDRHKFAFPGGGVGEAGAAGGGDSLAMLSSAGVSEELVLSSSLDAAGLKIPETNMNFDPDCFLNNPKQGQTYGGSALKTEGSTASSCSSSASTNGNLQRSPSMSDNSYNFNSNLVKNIKTEDTSFEQQLAKESGYQVGSVVNCGNGVTMSSGASSGQGNLGLTPAGSLLPSGGGLSPSTTLEQMDFSAIDAKQEYTAGAATVNYGQAMSSPHMQHQSRSPSFFLQDASQSNQQGRNNLGQKTHLMEHNSHDSGAYMGLQVVKTESPGSNGHLHHHHHHQNQHRINCNGAPATDGQPGSLQLLQYQGNFPGLGADHEEVVGLEQSGNVSSVQAAEGTADSLLKNGDHIQSCATASGEGGDHYLQQTSDGGVGGSGEGVVLHNGNNSSDSGNRTQQQQQLQPLLQGTNMVQGLYNSVGAHQGLGTGASNGGGAGSGMEISLDHFDISFGNQFSDLINDFISVDGSGSTMSGGGGLYAHQLVTSHNSESQGNGGGAQQGQEDAGNRGSSYNPSDLCLQPCCSPQALNGGGGGANSGDAGSLSYMNVAEVVSAAVAHGALGMLQATGRLFIVTDYSPEWSYPEGGVKVLITGPWQEASSNYSCLFDQISVPASLIQPGVLRCYCPAHDTGLVTLQVAVSNQIISNSVVFEYKARALPSLPSSQHDWLSLDDNQFRMSILERLEQMERRMAEMANHQQQSSTGSGGAGGGTGGSGGGGGGGAVGGGGGGGANNNQSQCVSGQLQASSSFESRVVVVCEKMMSRACWAKSKHLIHSKTFRGMTLLHLAAGQGYATLIQTLIKWRTKHADSIDLELEVDPLNVDHFSCTPLMWACALGHLEAAVVLYKWDRRALAIPDSLGRLPLSIARSRGHTKLAECLEQLQREEQQPPAPLPPTTRMSFSPAPENSTTDSWMVSWANDTVVAPGSKKGGPTTTTTTISTTTTSSTTNTNPDLRRPRSEPSNYYSSEGQRDLPLAKKHKPNPEMFQTRPNKAMSVPLSLEQQQLHNLSTSPKSQSSEGLSADKNTSVGGSATTARWSSREGFPPGGLGRKGLGGSATSSLGKEKLVNRLRQREQLGMLVMADREMADAELLSYREDLENQDCLTQMDDLQVNMMTLAEHIIEATPERIKRENFTAADSVPADTSGVSNTMNWLANYLGDVEQLPSIIHLRSLYNVPLAPSSNPNISPGSSPLREGPLERPVLPSPADWSEFINASNSKVERDLAQLTLSDPEQRELYEAARLVQTAFRKYKGRPLREQQEVAAAVIQRCYKKYKQLTWIALKYALYKKMTQAAILIQSKFRSYNEQKKFQQSRRAAVLIQQYYRSYKEFGRLKPHQRGAAAAALVQHKLRSSLLTKRQDQAARKIMRFLRRCRHSPLMDHRLFKRGERIEKGQGT, via the exons AACCCTGACATTGTGCTCGTCCACTATTTGAATGTTCCAGCCATTGAGGATTGTGGGAAACCATGTGGGCCGATCCTCTGCTCCATCAATACAGACAAGAAAGAATGGGCCAAATGGACCAAGGAGGAGCTGATCGGGCAGCTCAAGCCCATGT TTCATGGCATCAAGTGGACTTGCAGCAATGGGAACAGCAGCTCTGGCTTCTCAGTGGAGCAGCTAGTGCAGCAGATACTGGACAGCCACCAGACTAAGCCTCCTCCCCGGACTCACAACTGCCTCTGCACAGGCACCCTGG GTGCGGGAAGCAGCGTGCACCACAAATGCAACAGCGCCAAACACCGCATCATCTCCCCAAAGGTGGACCCCCGTACCGGGGCGTACAGCAGCGCTCACTCTGAGGTCCAGAACAACGACGTGTCCGAGGGCAAAACTGAGCACACTGGCCATGGTGGGGGGAAGAACTCTGGAGGCGGCGGAGGTGGGACAACACGGGAAAAGCGCAATGGCAAAGTCCACAAGCCGGTCTTACTGCACCAGAACAGCACAGAGGTGTCATCCACCAACCAGGTGGAAGTGCCTGACACCACCCAGAACTCCCCGGTGTCCATCAGCAGCGGCCTCAACAGTGATCCAGACATGGCCGACAGTCCCGCGGTGACAGGCATGAGCCACGTGGCGTCCGTCATGTCGGGCTTGTCCCAGGGTGTATTTATGTCGGATGTGACCGGGGATCCAGTCTACAGTATGTCCCCCACCGGGGGCCCCAACACTCACCTAATGGGGGCTGATGCTGCCTCGCAGGGTTTGGTGCTGTCCGTCGCCTCTGATCGCCACAAATTTGCTTTCCCCGGGGGAGGAGTCGGGGAGGCTGGAGCTGCCGGCGGCGGAGACAGTCTGGCCATGCTGTCTTCAGCTGGTGTCTCTGAAGAACTGGTACTATCCAGCAGCCTGGATGCTGCGGGCCTCAAGATCCCGGAGACCAACATGAACTTTGACCCTGACTGCTTCTTGAATAACCCCAAACAGGGCCAGACGTATGGAGGCAGTGCACTGAAGACGGAAGGCAGCACTGCATCCTCTTGCTCTTCCAGCGCCAGCACCAACGGGAACCTGCAGCGCTCCCCGTCCATGTCCGACAACAGCTACAACTTCAACTCCAATCTGGTGAAAAACATCAAAACTGAAGACACGTCCTTCGAGCAGCAGCTGGCCAAGGAAAGCGGGTACCAGGTGGGATCGGTGGTGAATTGTGGCAATGGGGTGACAATGTCGTCCGGCGCCAGTTCGGGTCAGGGGAACCTGGGTCTGACTCCGGCAGGCTCCCTGCTTCCCTCTGGTGGAGGTCTGAGCCCCAGTACAACTTTGGAGCAGATGGATTTCAGCGCCATCGATGCGAAGCAGGAGTACACGGCTGGAGCAGCCACCGTCAACTATGGCCAGGCCATGTCCAGTCCGCATATGCAGCACCAGAGCCGCTCTCCCAGCTTCTTCCTTCAAGATGCCTCTCAGTCCAATCAGCAGGGCAGGAACAACTTGGGTCAGAAAACCCATCTGATGGAGCACAACTCCCACGACTCTGGAGCTTACATGGGCCTGCAGGTGGTGAAGACAGAGTCGCCGGGCAGTAATGggcacctccaccaccaccaccaccaccagaacCAGCACAGGATCAACTGTAATGGCGCGCCAGCCACCGACGGTCAGCCAGGGTCCCTGCAGCTTCTTCAGTACCAGGGAAACTTTCCTGGACTGGGTGCCGATCATGAGGAAGTGGTGGGCCTGGAGCAGTCTGGCAATGTGAGCTCAGTCCAGGCTGCCGAGGGCACAGCAGACAGTCTGCTGAAGAACGGGGACCACATTCAGAGCTGTGCCACTGCAAGCGGAGAAGGAGGCGATCACTATCTCCAGCAGACTTCTGACGGAGGAGTGGGAGGTTCTGGAGAAGGGGTCGTGCTTCACAATGGAAACAACAGCAGCGACAGCGGCAACCGcacacaacagcaacagcagctccaACCGCTTCTCCAAGGAACTAACATGGTCCAAGGTCTTTACAACAGTGTGGGTGCTCACCAGGGACTCGGCACCGGGGCCAGTAACGGAGGAGGGGCCGGTTCGGGCATGGAAATCAGCTTGGATCACTTCGACATTTCTTTTGGAAACCAGTTTTCAGATCTAATTAATGACTTCATATCAGTGGATGGAAGTGGCTCCACCATGTCCGGAGGTGGAGGTCTGTATGCCCACCAGCTGGTCACGTCCCACAACTCTGAGAGTCAGGGCAATGGAGGAGGAGCGCAGCAGGGTCAGGAAGATGCAGGCAACAGAGGAAGCAGCTACAACCCCTCAGACCTCTGCCTGCAACCGTGCTGTAGCCCCCAGGCGCtgaatggaggaggaggaggagcaaacTCTGGGGACGCAGGATCCTTGTCCTACATGAACGTCGCCGAGGTGGTCTCCGCTGCTGTAGCTCACGGTGCTCTGGGGATGCTCCAGGCCACTGGACGGCTCTTCATTGTCACTGACTATTCACCCGAATGGTCTTATCCTGAG GGTGGAGTGAAGGTGCTGATCACTGGCCCGTGGCAGGAGGCCAGCTCGAACTACAGCTGCCTATTTGACCAGATCTCAGTCCCTGCCTCTCTGATCCAGCCTGGAGTGCTGCGCTGCTACTGCCCCG CTCACGACACCGGCCTGGTGACACTTCAGGTGGCAGTCAGTAACCAGATCATCTCCAACTCTGTGGTTTTTGAGTACAAGGCTCGAGCTCTCCCTTCACTGCCTTCATCTCAGCACGACTGGCTCTCACTGGATG ATAACCAGTTCAGAATGTCTATCCTGGAGCGCTTGGagcagatggagaggaggatggCAGAGATGGCcaaccaccagcagcagagcagcacagGGAGTggcggagctggaggaggaacaggGGGATCAGggggcggtggtggtggtggtgccgtcggtggtggtggaggaggcggcGCTAACAATAACCAGTCACAG TGTGTGTCCGGCCAGCTGCAGGCCAGCAGCTCCTTCGAGAGTCGCGTGGTGGTGGTCTGCGAGAAGATGATGAGCCGAGCTTGCTGGGCAAAATCCAAACATTTAATCCACTCCAAGACTTTCAGAGGGATGACACTCCTGCACCTGGCTGCAGGCCAGGGCTACGCCACCCTCATTCAGACACTTATCAAGTGGCG AACCAAGCACGCAGATAGTATTGATTTGGAGTTGGAAGTGGACCCTCTTAATGTGGATCACTTCTCTTGCACTCCTCTG ATGTGGGCGTGTGCGCtgggccacctggaggcagctgTGGTTCTCTATAAATGGGACCGACGAGCCCTCGCGATCCCGGATTCTCTGGGCCGCCTTCCTCTGTCTATAGCACGCTCCCGGGGTCATACCAAACTGGCCGAATGTCTGGAGCAGTTAcagagagaggagcagcagcccCCGGCCCCTCTTCCGCCCACCACTCGCATGTCTTTCTCACCAGCACCTGAAAACTCAACGACAGACAGCTGGATGGTCAGCTGGGCAAATGACACGGTCGTCGCCCCGGGCAGCAAGAAAGGAGGAcctaccaccaccaccaccaccatctccaCCACAACTACGTCCAGCACCACAAACACCAATCCAG ATTTAAGAAGACCAAGGTCAGAACCGTCCAACTACTACAGTAGTGAGGGCCAGAGAGACCTTCCACTCGCTAAAAAGCATAAACCAAACCCAGAAATGTTTCAGACACGGCCCAACAAGGCCATGTCCGTCCCCTTGAgcttggagcagcagcagctccacaatCTCTCCACCAGTCCCAAGAGCCAGTCCTCAGAGGGTCTCAGTGCTGACAAAAACACGTCTGTCGGAGGCAGCGCCACGACGGCTCGATGGAGCTCGAGAGAGGGCTTTCCCCCCGGAGGATTAGGAAGGAAAGGACTTGGTGGCAGTGCGACAAGCAGCCTTGGAAAAGAGAAACTGGTCAACAGGTTACGGCAGCGGGAACAGCTGGGCATGCTGGTGATGGCAGACAGAGAAATGGCAGATGCAGAACTtctgtcctaccgggaggatcTGGAAAACCAGGATTGTCTCACTCAGATGGATGACCTACAG GTCAATATGATGACACTGGCCGAGCACATCATTGAAGCAACACCGGAGAGGATAAAGAGGGAGAACTTCACAGCTGCCGACTCGGTGCCCGCAGACACTTCAGGGGTCAGCAACACCATGAACTGGCTGGCCAACTACCTGGGAGATGTGGAGCAGCTGCCGAGCATCATACACTTGAG GTCTCTGTATAATGTCCCCTTGGCCCCGTCGTCTAATCCCAACATCAGCCCTGGTTCCTCTCCCTTGAGAGAGGGACCCCTGGAGAGGCCCGTGCTTCCGTCGCCAGCAGACTGGAGTGAGTTCATCAACGCCTCCAACAGCAAGGTGGAGCGAGACCTGGCTCAGCTGACTCTGTCAGACCCAGAACAGAGAGAACTGTACGAAGCTGCCCGACTAGTCCAAACTGCCTTCCGCAAGTACAAG GGACGACCACTAAGAGAGCAACAAGAAGTAGCTGCTGCTGTTATTCAACGGTGTTACAAGAAATACAAACAG CTCACATGGATAGCCTTGAAG TATGCACTTTATAAGAAGATGACGCAGGCCGCCATCCTTATCCAGAGTAAATTCCGCAGCTACAACGAACAGAAGAAGTTTCAGCAGAGCAGGAGGGCCGCTGTACTCATTCAGCAATATTACCGCAGCTACAAGGAGTTTGGCAGGCTAAAGCCGCACCAACGTggggcggctgctgctgctctggtgcAGCACAAATTGAG aagtAGTCTGCTCACAAAGCGGCAAGATCAAGCTGCCAGAAAGATTATGAGGTTCCTGCGTCGCTGCCGCCACAG CCCCTTGATGGACCATAGACTGTTCAAGCGG GGTGAAAGAATTGAAAAGGGACAAGGAACATGA